A stretch of Coxiella endosymbiont of Amblyomma sculptum DNA encodes these proteins:
- the gltX gene encoding glutamate--tRNA ligase: MVKSRFCPSPTGLMHLGNIRTALFNFLLAKSKKGVFLLRIEDTDIERSRDTFRKSLQEDLYWMGLKWQEGPDKDGGNGPYCQSERQLLYNSYYQQLKDMECTYLCFCNEEQLTFSRRIQKLSGNPQRYIGTCRSLSSETIEKKLSEGLRPAVRFRVPDNEEVTFIDFVRGKQKYHTNDIGDFIIHRANGISPFVFCNAIDDALMKVTHVLRGEDHLPNTPRQLLILQTLGLPIPVYGHTSLIIELGGIPLSKRYGSYSLKNLRETGYLPEAIINCLARLGNYYKSNELLSLFDLSKEFDVEYLNKSPATFDIKQLNYWQKKAVAQLSENRFWKWIMGSREVLQSKIPNGKFNVFLETIKPNVMFPQDVDYWATVCFDRNFPLTTIREKLQKTEKHYCEVALEGFKKFGRNLRSVIDYVQSLLILNEKILYRTLRLALTGAVYGPELSKLIILMDDRIVYKRLREVCR; encoded by the coding sequence ATGGTTAAGAGTCGTTTTTGTCCCAGCCCCACTGGTCTTATGCATCTTGGGAATATTAGAACAGCCCTTTTTAATTTTCTGCTTGCAAAAAGTAAAAAAGGGGTATTTCTGCTCAGAATCGAAGATACTGATATTGAACGCTCAAGAGATACGTTTAGAAAAAGTCTACAAGAAGATTTGTATTGGATGGGGTTGAAGTGGCAGGAAGGTCCCGATAAAGATGGAGGCAATGGTCCGTATTGTCAATCTGAAAGGCAATTGCTTTATAACAGCTACTACCAACAATTAAAAGATATGGAATGTACGTATCTTTGCTTTTGTAATGAAGAGCAATTGACGTTTTCTCGTAGAATCCAAAAGTTGTCTGGAAATCCGCAACGTTATATTGGTACTTGTCGTTCCTTATCTTCGGAAACAATAGAAAAAAAATTATCTGAAGGATTACGTCCTGCTGTGCGTTTTCGTGTACCCGACAACGAAGAAGTCACTTTTATTGACTTTGTTAGAGGCAAACAAAAATATCATACCAATGATATTGGAGATTTTATTATCCATAGGGCTAATGGTATTTCACCTTTTGTTTTTTGTAATGCCATTGACGATGCTTTGATGAAAGTTACGCATGTATTGCGCGGAGAAGATCATTTACCTAACACTCCAAGACAACTTTTAATTTTACAAACATTAGGATTGCCTATCCCTGTTTACGGGCACACTTCGTTAATTATAGAGCTTGGCGGTATCCCTTTATCTAAACGTTATGGGAGTTATAGTCTTAAAAATCTGCGTGAAACAGGCTATTTGCCCGAAGCAATAATAAACTGTTTGGCCCGTTTAGGAAATTATTACAAGAGCAATGAACTTTTGTCGTTATTCGATTTGTCTAAAGAATTTGATGTTGAGTATCTTAATAAATCTCCTGCCACATTCGACATTAAACAACTGAACTATTGGCAAAAGAAAGCTGTAGCACAATTGTCAGAGAATCGCTTTTGGAAATGGATTATGGGAAGCAGAGAAGTATTGCAATCGAAAATTCCGAACGGTAAATTTAATGTATTTTTAGAGACAATAAAGCCCAACGTAATGTTCCCTCAAGATGTCGACTATTGGGCAACTGTTTGTTTCGATAGAAATTTTCCTTTGACTACTATTCGAGAGAAACTACAGAAGACAGAGAAACACTATTGCGAAGTAGCTTTGGAAGGGTTTAAGAAATTTGGTAGAAACTTGCGATCTGTTATCGATTATGTACAAAGCTTGTTAATTTTAAACGAGAAGATATTATATCGTACTTTGCGTTTGGCTCTGACAGGAGCGGTGTATGGTCCTGAATTATCTAAATTGATCATATTGATGGACGATCGAATTGTATATAAGCGATTACGAGAGGTTTGTCGGTGA